Proteins encoded together in one Otariodibacter oris window:
- a CDS encoding capsule biosynthesis protein: MISHNLDEIVEYSERILLLQGPVGDFFTQLSKWLTEYNKQVFKINFNVGDEYFYPNNLSNTYSYHDKFENFKDYLVKFVNDNKIDTIICFGDNRPYHKIAKSLTKELNMFFWVFEEGYFRPDYVTLEKFGVNAFSKIPKEKAFFQQFYNLPPIGEPQKVKQGFIPVAKVAIQYYWKCIRNRDKYPHYKHHRYLSGRYYLKLWMLSAIRRVYYYFKDNCFSKKIQRGKFGEFFIVPLQVYDDSQVMVHCDYNGVSEFINEVLASFSRYAPHDMNLIIKHHPMDRGFTDYGTVIQENINTYPNLKGRVFYVHDLPLPVLLRQGKGMVCINSTSGLSALVHNLPVKVLGRANYDFDGLTYQGTLNTFWNNSQRPDNDLFLAYRNYHLHKTHLNGNFYSKVILRYPYNNEV, translated from the coding sequence ATGATTAGTCATAATTTAGATGAGATTGTTGAATATTCAGAACGTATTCTATTATTACAAGGACCAGTGGGTGATTTTTTTACTCAATTATCTAAATGGCTTACTGAATATAATAAACAAGTTTTTAAAATTAATTTTAATGTGGGTGATGAGTATTTTTATCCTAATAACTTAAGTAATACTTATAGTTATCATGATAAATTTGAAAATTTTAAGGATTATCTTGTTAAATTTGTTAATGATAATAAGATAGATACAATAATATGCTTTGGTGATAATCGTCCTTATCATAAAATTGCCAAATCACTGACTAAAGAACTTAATATGTTCTTTTGGGTTTTTGAAGAAGGTTATTTTCGTCCTGATTATGTGACTTTAGAAAAATTTGGAGTGAATGCTTTCTCTAAAATACCAAAAGAAAAAGCATTTTTTCAGCAATTTTATAACCTACCGCCAATTGGTGAGCCTCAAAAAGTGAAACAAGGGTTTATACCTGTTGCTAAGGTTGCGATTCAATATTATTGGAAGTGTATTAGAAATAGAGATAAATATCCTCATTATAAACACCATCGCTATTTGTCTGGTAGATATTATCTAAAACTGTGGATGCTTTCTGCAATTCGTAGAGTATATTATTACTTTAAAGACAATTGCTTTTCTAAAAAAATTCAGCGAGGAAAATTTGGTGAGTTTTTTATTGTACCTCTTCAGGTTTATGATGATAGCCAAGTAATGGTTCATTGTGACTATAATGGCGTATCAGAATTCATTAATGAAGTATTAGCCTCTTTTAGCCGATATGCACCTCATGATATGAATTTAATTATTAAACATCATCCAATGGATAGAGGATTTACTGATTATGGTACGGTAATTCAGGAAAATATTAATACATATCCTAATTTAAAGGGTCGAGTATTCTATGTGCACGATCTTCCATTACCTGTTTTGTTAAGACAAGGAAAAGGAATGGTATGTATTAATAGCACAAGTGGTTTGTCTGCATTAGTCCATAATTTACCTGTAAAAGTATTGGGAAGAGCTAATTATGATTTTGATGGATTGACTTATCAAGGCACACTAAATACATTTTGGAATAACTCACAAAGACCAGATAATGATCTTTTTTTAGCTTATAGAAATTATCACTTACATAAAACACATTTAAATGGAAATTTCTATAGTAAGGTTATCTTACGTTATCCATATAATAACGAAGTATAA